From Anopheles darlingi chromosome 2, idAnoDarlMG_H_01, whole genome shotgun sequence, the proteins below share one genomic window:
- the LOC125951564 gene encoding uncharacterized protein LOC125951564 gives MRTIYLFCCILAIIAGTFGKRYTGNRRGSSRATCNWLNERLEILYPRGLRIAQPKSSSLVSFGIEVYLNREQQQQQQQVGHDAMVPCDVCVNSTVATSDATTIELFHPTAIIRAKDHFQYAITNYYRDGVVRQYRCSFYVAQDRLRYETPIAPSSCRTSIARTTDLGKPSQNDKMLLEEILNESIGQCIEQTNMLVMADSNTVRTRAQMEQYVRSRLNALVPGLDWGNGFKLIYKSEEGLVFELESLIAKKKLLRLVQSIERAKDIQDYDSVPPSYHDIREYDIA, from the exons ATGAGAACGATTTACTTGTTTTGCTGCATCCTTGCAATCATTGCCGGCACCTTCGGTAAACGCTACACCGGAAACCGACGTGGTAGTAGCCGCGCTACTTGCAATTGGCTCAATGAACGACTGGAAATACTTTATCCACGGGGACTGAGGATAGCTCAACCGAAGTCATCGTCGCTGGTGTCATTTGGAATTGAAGTGTACCTCAatcgggagcagcagcagcagcagcagcaggttggaCACGACGCAATGGTGCCCTGTGATGTTTGTGTTAATTCCACGGTTGCCACATCGGACGCTACAACCATCGAGCTATTTCATCCAACGGCCATTATCCGTGCTAAGGACCATTTCCAATACGCCATTACCAACTACTATCGTGATGGAGTGGTTCGACAATATCGCTGCTCGTTTTACGTGGCGC AGGATCGCTTAAGGTACGAGACACCGATTGCACCGAGCTCTTGCCGCACATCGATTGCACGGACAACGGACCTCGGAAAACCCTCCCAAAACGATAAGATGCTGTTGGAGGAGATCCTGAATGAGTCGATTGGCCAGTGCATAGAGCAGACGAACATGCTCGTCATGGCTGATTCGAACACCGTCCGCACACGGGCACAGATGGAACAATATGTTCGTTCGCGATTGAACGCACTGGTACCAGGCCTTGATTGGGGTAATGGCTTCAAGTTGATCTACAAATCCGAGGAAGGACTCGTATTTGAGCTAGAATCGTTGATTGCCAAGAAAAAGCTGCTACGGCTCGTCCAATCGATTGAGAGGGCAAAGGATATTCAGGATTATGATAGTGTACCACCATCGTATCACGACATTCGAGAGTACGATATAGCGTGA
- the LOC125951538 gene encoding homeobox protein B-H2 isoform X1, which translates to MLKYLTHKLRSQSINDENHANAEKIDGHDSGTESDGDLEQEDDLIPEHEMELSLSSRQDTASPSDTACSSESPAFLGPASAAHLLLYDQNSSEEELEVINGGAGAVGNCDIIEVGSVSGVPSRIGTGGPAGLCGRIAAGIDQLPMMSDGADEEDDEEDDATEEIVDDEDDGDEDDEEEDEEVAAAIGSATTATTVTTVTPKMATTIIGSASHRPMDTSVRGHFVSLAAGGANGLGVFADGESLDDFADELCLASPGGDAPMAFNGMLNVKTVSSNDKQQHQQQHHQQQQQRFSTLLEKRKRSLAQNSDDEVRFLLEQQQQTPLHQAHHHHPNHHLHHPHHQHHSMRHQQQQQQQQHLHQQHKQQQLLQQQHQQQQEQLSEESMLSAPVNFRTSPPLEALKPHRGHILQRSTTPLILTESGGHGSSGGGLLLSGSGSGSLLSSTTSSLSSLLSGCGSSASAGGGLSGFYEPGLVGGGSGGIGAGGLRFGLGRRTIGCDSPMTAVSHRNNNGTNQQQQQQHGGISSSSSGTLGSGLSTTTSITNTRTSSSSSSSLSSLSSPSSLAITGGHPCAATGVAESQQRTSAVSAPASSGSSSLVTNMDVSRSVSPPAKMFHCAVSPRRRAPRHQQQRLQRPHRPCLDFDKMQQLKARSVTTWRHSNEHSGELSVFCW; encoded by the exons GTTTAAGCTCCCGGCAGGATACCGCCTCACCGAGCGATACGGCATGTTCCTCCGAATCGCCCGCCTTCCTTGGGCCCGCCTCGGCCGCACACCTGCTGCTGTACGATCAGAACAGCTCGGAGGAAGAGCTGGAAGTGATCAACGGTGGCGCCGGTGCTGTCGGTAACTGTGATATCATCGAGGTCGGCAGTGTGAGCGGTGTACCGAGCCGGATCGGTACCGGCGGGCCCGCCGGTCTCTGTGGACGAATCGCCGCCGGTATCGATCAGCTACCGATGATGAGTGATGGTGCAgatgaggaggatgacgaggaagatgatgccACCGAAGAgatcgttgatgatgaagacgacggcgacgaggatgacgaggaggaagatgaggaagtAGCGGCAGCGATCGGGTCGGCGACGACCGCCACGACCGTCACGACGGTGACGCCGAAGATGGCAACGACAATCATCGGAAGTGCCAGCCATAGACCGATGGACACTAGCGTGCGGGGCCACTTTGTTTCActggccgccggtggtgccaACGGGTTGGGTGTGTTCGCTGATGGCGAATCGCTGGATGACTTTGCCGACGAACTGTGCCTGGCGTCCCCGGGCGGTGATGCGCCGATGGCCTTCAATGGCATGCTCAATGTCAAAACAGTTTCATCCAatgacaagcagcagcatcagcagcaacaccaccagcagcagcaacagcggttCAGCACTCTTTTGGAAAAACGGAAGCGATCTCTAGCGCAAAACTCGGATGATGAG GTTCGCTTTCTTctagagcaacaacagcagaccCCACTTCATCaggcgcaccatcaccacccaaaccatcatctgcaccatccacatcatcagcatcattcgatgcgtcatcaacagcagcagcagcaacagcaacacctgcatcaacagcacaagcagcagcaactgttgcagcagcagcatcagcagcagcaggagcaacttTCGGAAGAGTCGATGCTCTCGGCTCCCGTCAACTTCCGCACGTCGCCACCTTTAGAAGCTTTAAAACCACACCGTGGCCATATTTTACAACGTTCCACGACCCCACTGATACTCACCGAAAGTGGTGGCCATGGTAGCAGTGGTGGCGGTTTGCTGCTTTCCGGATCAGGTTCGGGATCGCTGCTGTCCTCGACGACCTCATCACTATCGTCGCTGCTGAGTGGCTGCGGTAGCAGTGCGAGCGCCGGAGGTGGCTTAAGTGGGTTCTACGAACCCGgtctcgtcggtggtggtagtggtggaatcggtgctggtggccttCGATTTGGTCTTGGCCGACGCACCATTGGCTGTGATAGTCCTATGACTGCTGTGAGCCACCGTAACAACAACGGCAccaatcagcaacaacaacaacaacacggtggcatcagcagcagcagcagtggcacccTAGGATCGGGTCTTAGTACAACAACATCAATAACAAACAcgcgaacatcatcatcatcatcatcttcgctgTCGTCTTTATCATCGCCCTCATCGTTGGCCATCACTGGCGGCCATCCGTGTGCCGCAACGGGAGTAGCAGAGTCACAGCAGCGGACCAGTGCCGTTTCAGCGCCGGCTTCCAGTGGCAGTTCCAGCTTAGTAACTAATATGGACGTCAGTCGGTCCGTTAGTCCACCGGCGAAGATGTTCCACTGTGCGGTGTCTCCACGGCGTCGCGCAcctcgccaccagcagcagcgattgcaGCGTCCCCACAGGCCGTGCCTGGATTTTGACAAAATGCAACAG CTCAAGGCACGTTCGGTAACCACTTGGCGCCATAGTAACGAGCACTCGGGCGAACTATCCGTGTtctgttggtga
- the LOC125951538 gene encoding homeobox protein B-H2 isoform X2: MPGLFPSTIDGHDSGTESDGDLEQEDDLIPEHEMELSLSSRQDTASPSDTACSSESPAFLGPASAAHLLLYDQNSSEEELEVINGGAGAVGNCDIIEVGSVSGVPSRIGTGGPAGLCGRIAAGIDQLPMMSDGADEEDDEEDDATEEIVDDEDDGDEDDEEEDEEVAAAIGSATTATTVTTVTPKMATTIIGSASHRPMDTSVRGHFVSLAAGGANGLGVFADGESLDDFADELCLASPGGDAPMAFNGMLNVKTVSSNDKQQHQQQHHQQQQQRFSTLLEKRKRSLAQNSDDEVRFLLEQQQQTPLHQAHHHHPNHHLHHPHHQHHSMRHQQQQQQQQHLHQQHKQQQLLQQQHQQQQEQLSEESMLSAPVNFRTSPPLEALKPHRGHILQRSTTPLILTESGGHGSSGGGLLLSGSGSGSLLSSTTSSLSSLLSGCGSSASAGGGLSGFYEPGLVGGGSGGIGAGGLRFGLGRRTIGCDSPMTAVSHRNNNGTNQQQQQQHGGISSSSSGTLGSGLSTTTSITNTRTSSSSSSSLSSLSSPSSLAITGGHPCAATGVAESQQRTSAVSAPASSGSSSLVTNMDVSRSVSPPAKMFHCAVSPRRRAPRHQQQRLQRPHRPCLDFDKMQQLKARSVTTWRHSNEHSGELSVFCW; this comes from the exons GTTTAAGCTCCCGGCAGGATACCGCCTCACCGAGCGATACGGCATGTTCCTCCGAATCGCCCGCCTTCCTTGGGCCCGCCTCGGCCGCACACCTGCTGCTGTACGATCAGAACAGCTCGGAGGAAGAGCTGGAAGTGATCAACGGTGGCGCCGGTGCTGTCGGTAACTGTGATATCATCGAGGTCGGCAGTGTGAGCGGTGTACCGAGCCGGATCGGTACCGGCGGGCCCGCCGGTCTCTGTGGACGAATCGCCGCCGGTATCGATCAGCTACCGATGATGAGTGATGGTGCAgatgaggaggatgacgaggaagatgatgccACCGAAGAgatcgttgatgatgaagacgacggcgacgaggatgacgaggaggaagatgaggaagtAGCGGCAGCGATCGGGTCGGCGACGACCGCCACGACCGTCACGACGGTGACGCCGAAGATGGCAACGACAATCATCGGAAGTGCCAGCCATAGACCGATGGACACTAGCGTGCGGGGCCACTTTGTTTCActggccgccggtggtgccaACGGGTTGGGTGTGTTCGCTGATGGCGAATCGCTGGATGACTTTGCCGACGAACTGTGCCTGGCGTCCCCGGGCGGTGATGCGCCGATGGCCTTCAATGGCATGCTCAATGTCAAAACAGTTTCATCCAatgacaagcagcagcatcagcagcaacaccaccagcagcagcaacagcggttCAGCACTCTTTTGGAAAAACGGAAGCGATCTCTAGCGCAAAACTCGGATGATGAG GTTCGCTTTCTTctagagcaacaacagcagaccCCACTTCATCaggcgcaccatcaccacccaaaccatcatctgcaccatccacatcatcagcatcattcgatgcgtcatcaacagcagcagcagcaacagcaacacctgcatcaacagcacaagcagcagcaactgttgcagcagcagcatcagcagcagcaggagcaacttTCGGAAGAGTCGATGCTCTCGGCTCCCGTCAACTTCCGCACGTCGCCACCTTTAGAAGCTTTAAAACCACACCGTGGCCATATTTTACAACGTTCCACGACCCCACTGATACTCACCGAAAGTGGTGGCCATGGTAGCAGTGGTGGCGGTTTGCTGCTTTCCGGATCAGGTTCGGGATCGCTGCTGTCCTCGACGACCTCATCACTATCGTCGCTGCTGAGTGGCTGCGGTAGCAGTGCGAGCGCCGGAGGTGGCTTAAGTGGGTTCTACGAACCCGgtctcgtcggtggtggtagtggtggaatcggtgctggtggccttCGATTTGGTCTTGGCCGACGCACCATTGGCTGTGATAGTCCTATGACTGCTGTGAGCCACCGTAACAACAACGGCAccaatcagcaacaacaacaacaacacggtggcatcagcagcagcagcagtggcacccTAGGATCGGGTCTTAGTACAACAACATCAATAACAAACAcgcgaacatcatcatcatcatcatcttcgctgTCGTCTTTATCATCGCCCTCATCGTTGGCCATCACTGGCGGCCATCCGTGTGCCGCAACGGGAGTAGCAGAGTCACAGCAGCGGACCAGTGCCGTTTCAGCGCCGGCTTCCAGTGGCAGTTCCAGCTTAGTAACTAATATGGACGTCAGTCGGTCCGTTAGTCCACCGGCGAAGATGTTCCACTGTGCGGTGTCTCCACGGCGTCGCGCAcctcgccaccagcagcagcgattgcaGCGTCCCCACAGGCCGTGCCTGGATTTTGACAAAATGCAACAG CTCAAGGCACGTTCGGTAACCACTTGGCGCCATAGTAACGAGCACTCGGGCGAACTATCCGTGTtctgttggtga
- the LOC125951538 gene encoding homeobox protein B-H2 isoform X3: MWDEVLSCLSSRQDTASPSDTACSSESPAFLGPASAAHLLLYDQNSSEEELEVINGGAGAVGNCDIIEVGSVSGVPSRIGTGGPAGLCGRIAAGIDQLPMMSDGADEEDDEEDDATEEIVDDEDDGDEDDEEEDEEVAAAIGSATTATTVTTVTPKMATTIIGSASHRPMDTSVRGHFVSLAAGGANGLGVFADGESLDDFADELCLASPGGDAPMAFNGMLNVKTVSSNDKQQHQQQHHQQQQQRFSTLLEKRKRSLAQNSDDEVRFLLEQQQQTPLHQAHHHHPNHHLHHPHHQHHSMRHQQQQQQQQHLHQQHKQQQLLQQQHQQQQEQLSEESMLSAPVNFRTSPPLEALKPHRGHILQRSTTPLILTESGGHGSSGGGLLLSGSGSGSLLSSTTSSLSSLLSGCGSSASAGGGLSGFYEPGLVGGGSGGIGAGGLRFGLGRRTIGCDSPMTAVSHRNNNGTNQQQQQQHGGISSSSSGTLGSGLSTTTSITNTRTSSSSSSSLSSLSSPSSLAITGGHPCAATGVAESQQRTSAVSAPASSGSSSLVTNMDVSRSVSPPAKMFHCAVSPRRRAPRHQQQRLQRPHRPCLDFDKMQQLKARSVTTWRHSNEHSGELSVFCW; encoded by the exons ATGTGGGATGAAGTATTATCAT GTTTAAGCTCCCGGCAGGATACCGCCTCACCGAGCGATACGGCATGTTCCTCCGAATCGCCCGCCTTCCTTGGGCCCGCCTCGGCCGCACACCTGCTGCTGTACGATCAGAACAGCTCGGAGGAAGAGCTGGAAGTGATCAACGGTGGCGCCGGTGCTGTCGGTAACTGTGATATCATCGAGGTCGGCAGTGTGAGCGGTGTACCGAGCCGGATCGGTACCGGCGGGCCCGCCGGTCTCTGTGGACGAATCGCCGCCGGTATCGATCAGCTACCGATGATGAGTGATGGTGCAgatgaggaggatgacgaggaagatgatgccACCGAAGAgatcgttgatgatgaagacgacggcgacgaggatgacgaggaggaagatgaggaagtAGCGGCAGCGATCGGGTCGGCGACGACCGCCACGACCGTCACGACGGTGACGCCGAAGATGGCAACGACAATCATCGGAAGTGCCAGCCATAGACCGATGGACACTAGCGTGCGGGGCCACTTTGTTTCActggccgccggtggtgccaACGGGTTGGGTGTGTTCGCTGATGGCGAATCGCTGGATGACTTTGCCGACGAACTGTGCCTGGCGTCCCCGGGCGGTGATGCGCCGATGGCCTTCAATGGCATGCTCAATGTCAAAACAGTTTCATCCAatgacaagcagcagcatcagcagcaacaccaccagcagcagcaacagcggttCAGCACTCTTTTGGAAAAACGGAAGCGATCTCTAGCGCAAAACTCGGATGATGAG GTTCGCTTTCTTctagagcaacaacagcagaccCCACTTCATCaggcgcaccatcaccacccaaaccatcatctgcaccatccacatcatcagcatcattcgatgcgtcatcaacagcagcagcagcaacagcaacacctgcatcaacagcacaagcagcagcaactgttgcagcagcagcatcagcagcagcaggagcaacttTCGGAAGAGTCGATGCTCTCGGCTCCCGTCAACTTCCGCACGTCGCCACCTTTAGAAGCTTTAAAACCACACCGTGGCCATATTTTACAACGTTCCACGACCCCACTGATACTCACCGAAAGTGGTGGCCATGGTAGCAGTGGTGGCGGTTTGCTGCTTTCCGGATCAGGTTCGGGATCGCTGCTGTCCTCGACGACCTCATCACTATCGTCGCTGCTGAGTGGCTGCGGTAGCAGTGCGAGCGCCGGAGGTGGCTTAAGTGGGTTCTACGAACCCGgtctcgtcggtggtggtagtggtggaatcggtgctggtggccttCGATTTGGTCTTGGCCGACGCACCATTGGCTGTGATAGTCCTATGACTGCTGTGAGCCACCGTAACAACAACGGCAccaatcagcaacaacaacaacaacacggtggcatcagcagcagcagcagtggcacccTAGGATCGGGTCTTAGTACAACAACATCAATAACAAACAcgcgaacatcatcatcatcatcatcttcgctgTCGTCTTTATCATCGCCCTCATCGTTGGCCATCACTGGCGGCCATCCGTGTGCCGCAACGGGAGTAGCAGAGTCACAGCAGCGGACCAGTGCCGTTTCAGCGCCGGCTTCCAGTGGCAGTTCCAGCTTAGTAACTAATATGGACGTCAGTCGGTCCGTTAGTCCACCGGCGAAGATGTTCCACTGTGCGGTGTCTCCACGGCGTCGCGCAcctcgccaccagcagcagcgattgcaGCGTCCCCACAGGCCGTGCCTGGATTTTGACAAAATGCAACAG CTCAAGGCACGTTCGGTAACCACTTGGCGCCATAGTAACGAGCACTCGGGCGAACTATCCGTGTtctgttggtga